In the Cytophagales bacterium genome, one interval contains:
- a CDS encoding LysE family transporter yields MIVQVFLISGLISFFGTIPPATINVTVLQLALKNRAKQAVALAIGAAIIDSFYAGLSVNIAAYLEQHLAFSNSFFLIAALALLVLGTISLSGKFKPEVKALEKQSKIGLGQGLLLGLFNPLAMPFWLGWISVLQMNGWIDVEGYNYWGFILGAFVGEVSLLMIVVRVGERFTKIAENRLLVNIIPGAVLVILGIVNLINWFSFYW; encoded by the coding sequence GTGATTGTACAGGTTTTTCTGATTTCCGGACTGATCAGCTTTTTCGGAACGATCCCTCCGGCGACGATCAATGTTACCGTGCTTCAATTGGCACTCAAGAACCGTGCAAAACAAGCGGTGGCACTAGCAATAGGTGCGGCCATTATCGATAGCTTTTATGCCGGATTGAGTGTAAATATTGCCGCCTATCTGGAGCAACACCTGGCTTTTTCCAATTCGTTTTTCCTGATTGCAGCACTGGCATTGCTGGTGCTAGGCACCATTTCCTTGTCTGGTAAGTTCAAACCGGAAGTAAAAGCCCTTGAAAAACAATCTAAAATAGGGTTGGGGCAAGGCTTGCTATTGGGACTGTTCAATCCACTGGCCATGCCTTTTTGGCTTGGATGGATATCTGTCCTTCAGATGAATGGCTGGATCGATGTGGAAGGTTACAATTATTGGGGATTCATCTTAGGTGCGTTCGTAGGGGAAGTGAGTTTGCTTATGATCGTTGTTCGGGTAGGGGAACGCTTTACCAAAATTGCAGAGAACAGATTGTTGGTCAATATCATCCCCGGAGCCGTATTAGTCATACTTGGCATTGTCAACTTGATCAATTGGTTCTCCTTTTACTGGTAG
- a CDS encoding histidine kinase dimerization/phosphoacceptor domain -containing protein: protein MTAFLYLLSLLVLMKPCPECETLRKGWNYQSEFQFDSAIFYYKKTIPLASDNDNQVYVGYALINLGNVCMKLSDWDSAIHFNRRASQVFEKIQDEEQLFYSQLNIVQGLNGKGLYRSALNEIEQYVQLLDVNSDPQKVYQLVNARGRSWLELKEYDQSMQSYLDARKICKEHNLIQEYNSITLDIGNVYLARNLLDSAYLSYQLALEHAFQSSDSSAMAMAYNNLGITAYKKRKDLLAKENLLKAIALKKATLPEFLANSYVYLAKVLLSSGELKKAKSYLDSALLSQDFDVRLQVHEGLVEYYQMIDDFEQAFETTQLLDSLKNEQFNNERLEASKLQASIDLNQVNSQLDRQVVINENQKRINLILMVAGLIILIVAVVLLVLFRSNFKLRKYNELLLKEQNHRVKNNLQMISSLLTLQAHGTHSNDAQQVLNESQSRINSVSLLHRMLYEGDNLELVKLKEYCKSLVEEITYASPRKLITHLDIEEDQSLSVEKATSLGLILNELITNSIKHVSNSIELKIEINLFLKDNVLQLNFMDNGDSFDPELWEKSNSFGNQLIRLQSEQLRGTFKVWSNHGFQYNIKIAV from the coding sequence ATGACCGCCTTCTTGTACTTGTTGAGCTTATTGGTGCTAATGAAACCATGTCCGGAGTGCGAAACACTTCGAAAGGGCTGGAATTATCAGTCCGAATTTCAGTTTGATTCTGCCATATTTTATTACAAAAAAACGATTCCATTAGCATCAGATAACGATAACCAGGTATACGTTGGCTATGCATTAATCAACCTGGGCAATGTATGCATGAAATTATCAGACTGGGACAGTGCCATACATTTCAATCGCCGAGCTTCTCAGGTTTTTGAGAAAATACAGGACGAAGAACAGCTTTTCTACAGTCAATTAAACATTGTACAAGGCCTCAATGGTAAAGGTCTCTATCGATCAGCTTTGAATGAAATAGAGCAATACGTACAGTTATTGGATGTCAATTCTGACCCACAAAAAGTCTATCAACTAGTCAATGCACGGGGCAGGTCCTGGCTGGAATTAAAAGAATATGATCAAAGTATGCAGTCGTACTTAGATGCAAGAAAAATTTGTAAAGAACATAATCTTATCCAGGAATACAATTCTATCACCTTGGATATTGGTAATGTGTACCTGGCTCGAAACCTTTTAGATAGTGCTTACCTATCCTACCAGTTAGCGCTTGAACACGCTTTTCAATCCTCTGATAGCTCTGCCATGGCCATGGCTTACAATAATCTTGGAATCACGGCGTACAAAAAAAGGAAGGACCTTCTGGCAAAGGAAAACCTACTTAAGGCCATTGCCCTAAAGAAGGCTACCTTACCTGAATTCCTCGCCAATTCATATGTCTATCTCGCCAAAGTACTATTGAGTAGCGGGGAATTGAAAAAAGCCAAATCGTACCTTGATAGTGCGCTCCTCTCCCAGGATTTTGATGTCCGACTTCAAGTTCATGAAGGCCTGGTGGAATACTATCAAATGATCGATGATTTCGAACAGGCGTTCGAAACGACGCAACTGCTAGACTCTTTGAAAAATGAGCAATTCAACAATGAACGATTGGAAGCCAGCAAGCTTCAGGCATCCATCGACCTTAATCAGGTCAATAGTCAATTAGATCGGCAGGTGGTGATCAATGAAAACCAGAAGAGAATTAACCTGATCCTGATGGTGGCTGGACTGATTATTTTGATCGTTGCGGTGGTTTTACTGGTGCTTTTCCGATCTAATTTCAAACTGAGGAAGTACAACGAACTGCTCCTCAAAGAACAAAACCACCGGGTCAAGAACAACCTTCAAATGATCAGCAGCCTATTGACTTTACAAGCGCACGGCACCCACTCAAATGACGCCCAGCAAGTACTCAATGAAAGTCAATCGCGCATCAATTCTGTTTCTTTATTGCACCGTATGCTCTATGAAGGTGACAACCTGGAGCTAGTAAAGCTTAAAGAATATTGTAAATCACTGGTAGAAGAAATCACCTATGCAAGTCCCAGGAAATTGATAACCCACCTAGACATTGAGGAGGACCAATCGCTTTCCGTGGAAAAGGCCACAAGTCTTGGATTAATACTCAACGAGCTGATCACCAATAGCATCAAGCATGTGTCCAATTCGATTGAATTGAAAATAGAAATCAATCTGTTCTTGAAGGATAATGTGCTTCAATTGAATTTTATGGATAATGGCGATTCCTTTGATCCGGAGCTTTGGGAAAAATCAAATTCCTTTGGTAATCAACTCATAAGATTGCAATCTGAGCAACTACGTGGAACTTTCAAAGTGTGGTCCAATCATGGATTTCAATACAACATAAAGATAGCAGTATGA
- a CDS encoding DUF1295 domain-containing protein: protein MIDLNPYLLSLLLSIGFNLIIFLIAFRFQTDKLTDITYASTFGILALVLFWHYGNHSSWYRQAITVMILLWAIRLGGYLFRRILQKGKDSRFDSFRHSIRGFGGFYTLQAISIWIVILPTIAALSSNIDFSPHLVEFSIGSIVFMIGWLLEIVADHQKFNFRSLASNDGKFMSEGLFSIIRFPNYLGEILVWSGIFITTIPALSGLSWLTIVGPIWITFLLIKVSGIPYLERSNKERYGHLESFHQYQKTTKKLIPGIF, encoded by the coding sequence ATGATCGACCTAAATCCTTACCTTCTAAGTTTGCTGCTTTCCATAGGTTTCAACTTGATCATTTTTCTGATTGCGTTCAGGTTTCAAACCGATAAACTCACCGATATCACCTATGCCAGCACCTTTGGCATCTTAGCACTGGTCTTGTTTTGGCATTATGGCAATCATTCCAGTTGGTACCGTCAGGCGATCACAGTTATGATACTACTATGGGCCATTCGTTTGGGCGGCTATTTATTCAGGAGAATTCTCCAAAAAGGTAAGGACAGTCGATTTGATAGCTTTCGGCACTCCATCCGAGGATTCGGTGGGTTTTATACCTTACAAGCCATTAGCATCTGGATCGTGATATTACCTACAATTGCCGCCCTATCTAGTAATATTGATTTTTCGCCACATCTGGTTGAATTTTCCATCGGCTCCATCGTATTCATGATTGGCTGGCTGCTGGAAATAGTTGCTGATCATCAAAAATTCAATTTCCGAAGCCTAGCCTCCAACGACGGAAAATTCATGTCAGAAGGTCTTTTTAGCATCATTCGTTTCCCAAACTACCTGGGAGAAATATTGGTCTGGTCAGGTATATTCATCACAACCATTCCCGCTCTTTCAGGCTTGAGCTGGTTGACCATTGTCGGTCCCATCTGGATTACCTTCTTACTGATTAAAGTGAGTGGTATCCCCTATCTGGAACGCTCTAATAAGGAAAGGTATGGACACCTAGAATCCTTTCATCAATACCAAAAAACAACGAAGAAACTGATTCCAGGCATTTTTTGA
- a CDS encoding response regulator — protein sequence MSYRIMTIEDDLLIAADLRMKLTGLGHEVLGNARNHDEAVELTHQTQPEIIIADIMIEGDKDGIAAISSIYESYRCPVIYLTANSENITVKRALQTHPAAFLIKPFKISEFAINIDLAVQNFQQSVDFDVVNHKITDAIFLPDQNTYVRVLKKDILFVKADGSYVDVVTENKSYQLASNLKNFHKQFQVPHFIRVSRSYLINGNFVCRINGNIIYLQSGQKEIPIVFSKEKRQEILDRFEVLKTK from the coding sequence ATGAGTTACCGCATAATGACCATAGAAGATGATCTCTTGATTGCTGCGGACTTGAGGATGAAGTTAACGGGTTTAGGTCATGAAGTCCTGGGAAATGCGCGGAATCACGATGAAGCCGTGGAATTGACCCATCAGACCCAACCAGAAATCATCATCGCGGACATCATGATTGAAGGAGATAAAGATGGGATTGCTGCGATTAGTTCAATCTACGAAAGTTATCGTTGCCCAGTCATCTACTTAACAGCGAACTCAGAAAATATCACTGTAAAAAGAGCCTTACAAACGCATCCAGCTGCATTTTTGATCAAACCTTTTAAAATCAGCGAATTTGCGATCAATATAGACCTGGCCGTTCAAAATTTTCAGCAGTCAGTTGATTTTGATGTGGTCAATCACAAGATCACCGATGCAATCTTCCTTCCTGACCAGAACACCTATGTGCGCGTATTGAAAAAAGACATTCTATTTGTCAAAGCCGATGGTTCTTACGTCGACGTGGTTACTGAGAATAAGTCATATCAACTAGCATCCAATCTCAAAAACTTTCACAAGCAATTTCAAGTGCCTCACTTCATTCGGGTGTCACGCTCTTATCTGATCAATGGAAATTTCGTCTGCCGTATCAATGGCAACATCATCTACCTCCAAAGTGGTCAAAAAGAAATTCCGATCGTATTTAGCAAAGAGAAAAGACAAGAAATCCTAGACCGGTTTGAAGTATTGAAGACCAAATAG
- a CDS encoding sensor histidine kinase, with amino-acid sequence MKGFLFLVLALAFCLILNAQIHEPEQRDMSQERYMTMLIDSLQIAESEQDTFNLIRYASVLVTEFQRIRIRKEAVKYLNIALQYASASSQRNLYYEVCNRAGMLVYSFKQNDLSDSISVDEYLHWCDSSLVWHQRVVQAKESTPGAKGWAYRAMMQVVFTIYLQTKDPHLINEVDELYEQGMKLSENIDDPELPFYLMNRYSTFLNFTNQLDRAAEILTAMGNDPHKQRPAVMSSYFFNLATNIALKNDLDTIVTLYKLQNHARLKKDVTALNKEVLNADKKYEVTKTKGILEDAEVELAQSKSRMLLMGVGTLIFLMAMLYFFQLNKKNKKLSQRNEILLKEQNHRVKNNLQMISSLLSLQSQKLISTDAKVALYESQGRINSVALLHRMLYEGKELGVVDIKNYLDTLIKEISYTSPRKMTMNLNVVQHVEISIEKATSLGLIVNELVTNSLKHVEEHIDLKIGLSITREQEEISIDYRDNGNGFDPETWHTSNSFGHQLIHLQSEQLRGRFEVISRPGFQYSLQVTS; translated from the coding sequence ATGAAAGGCTTTCTGTTCTTGGTTTTAGCACTTGCCTTTTGCTTGATCCTCAATGCTCAAATTCATGAGCCTGAGCAAAGAGACATGTCACAGGAAAGATATATGACTATGCTTATAGACAGTCTGCAAATTGCTGAATCAGAACAGGATACCTTCAATCTGATTAGATATGCCTCGGTGCTCGTTACTGAATTTCAACGAATAAGAATCAGGAAGGAAGCAGTAAAATACCTTAACATCGCATTGCAATATGCCTCAGCATCTTCCCAACGCAATTTGTATTATGAAGTTTGTAATCGGGCTGGAATGCTGGTTTATTCTTTTAAGCAAAACGATCTATCAGACAGTATTTCCGTTGATGAATACTTACATTGGTGCGATTCTTCCCTCGTATGGCATCAACGTGTGGTTCAGGCAAAAGAGTCCACACCTGGAGCAAAGGGGTGGGCTTACAGGGCCATGATGCAAGTAGTATTTACTATCTACCTACAAACAAAAGATCCCCATTTGATCAATGAAGTAGATGAACTATATGAACAGGGCATGAAACTCTCAGAAAATATTGACGATCCCGAACTCCCTTTCTATTTGATGAATCGTTATTCTACCTTCTTGAATTTTACCAATCAATTGGACCGGGCGGCTGAAATACTAACGGCAATGGGAAATGATCCTCATAAGCAAAGGCCAGCAGTGATGAGTTCGTATTTTTTTAATCTGGCTACCAACATTGCACTTAAAAACGACCTTGACACGATCGTTACTTTATACAAATTGCAAAACCACGCTCGACTGAAAAAAGACGTAACCGCACTTAACAAAGAGGTCTTGAACGCTGACAAGAAATATGAAGTGACCAAGACAAAAGGAATATTAGAAGATGCGGAAGTAGAGCTGGCGCAATCTAAAAGTCGCATGCTACTCATGGGTGTTGGAACACTTATCTTCCTAATGGCGATGTTGTATTTCTTCCAACTAAACAAGAAGAACAAAAAACTCTCACAACGCAACGAAATTCTACTCAAAGAACAAAACCACCGAGTCAAAAACAATCTTCAGATGATCAGCAGCCTATTGAGCCTTCAATCTCAAAAGCTGATATCTACTGACGCAAAAGTCGCTCTATATGAAAGTCAGGGGCGCATCAATTCCGTGGCCCTTTTACACAGAATGCTCTATGAGGGAAAGGAATTAGGTGTAGTGGATATTAAAAACTATCTGGATACTTTGATCAAAGAGATTAGTTACACATCTCCAAGAAAGATGACGATGAATCTAAATGTAGTCCAACATGTTGAAATCAGCATCGAAAAAGCTACCAGTCTAGGCCTGATTGTTAACGAGCTGGTAACAAACAGCCTGAAACATGTCGAAGAACACATTGACCTCAAAATTGGACTCTCTATCACTCGGGAGCAGGAAGAAATCTCTATTGACTATCGTGACAATGGCAATGGTTTTGATCCAGAGACATGGCATACATCTAATTCCTTTGGTCATCAGCTCATCCATTTACAATCTGAACAACTTAGAGGTCGTTTTGAGGTCATTTCCAGACCCGGTTTCCAATACTCACTTCAAGTAACCTCATAA
- a CDS encoding amidohydrolase: MRKFISIFYLVIVWTVVDAQPSKVSKKAMDLSTSTESKVIEWRHDIHQNPELSNREFNTAKKIAEHLRSLGIEVQEGVAKTGVVGVLKGGKPGPVVGLRADMDALPVTERVDIPWASKATSTYNRLKVGVMHACGHDTHVAILMGAAEVLASMKNDLRGTVKFVFQPAEEGAPPGEEGGAGLMVKEGVMKNPDVDVMIGLHINSQTPVGKITYKPGGTLAAADRWVMKIKGAQTHGSAPWAGVDPIVTAAQIINGIQTIISRNTELTKEAAVISAGLIRGGVRNNIIPEEVEMIGTIRTLDVDMQNKLHADFQRVATNIGESMGAKVDLEITKGVPVTYNDPALTEKLVPYIKNAVGAENVTLRKAITGAEDFSFYAQEVPSLFFFIGGCPEGTDPSKAAPHHTPDFYVDDAGLLPGLKAMVAATLGYMYNPD; the protein is encoded by the coding sequence ATGAGAAAGTTTATATCAATATTTTACCTAGTTATTGTATGGACGGTGGTTGATGCACAGCCATCGAAAGTATCAAAAAAAGCCATGGATCTGTCGACTTCAACAGAAAGTAAGGTCATTGAATGGCGTCACGATATTCATCAAAACCCGGAATTGTCTAACCGGGAATTCAATACGGCAAAGAAAATAGCTGAACACCTCCGAAGCCTCGGAATAGAAGTACAGGAGGGCGTGGCCAAAACTGGCGTGGTAGGTGTATTAAAAGGCGGAAAACCAGGACCTGTGGTAGGGCTGCGTGCAGACATGGACGCACTTCCTGTAACAGAACGTGTGGACATCCCCTGGGCGTCTAAAGCTACTTCGACTTACAATCGTCTGAAAGTAGGTGTCATGCATGCTTGTGGTCACGATACCCATGTGGCTATTCTGATGGGTGCGGCGGAAGTCCTTGCTTCCATGAAAAATGACCTTCGCGGAACCGTAAAATTTGTCTTCCAACCTGCAGAAGAAGGAGCTCCTCCCGGTGAAGAAGGCGGCGCAGGGCTGATGGTCAAAGAAGGCGTAATGAAAAATCCGGATGTAGATGTCATGATCGGTCTGCACATCAATTCACAGACCCCTGTAGGAAAAATCACCTACAAGCCCGGAGGCACGTTAGCTGCTGCAGATCGGTGGGTCATGAAGATCAAAGGAGCGCAAACACATGGCTCAGCTCCCTGGGCGGGAGTAGATCCAATTGTAACGGCCGCACAGATCATCAACGGCATTCAGACCATCATCAGCCGTAATACGGAATTGACCAAGGAAGCTGCGGTCATTTCAGCCGGCCTGATCCGTGGTGGCGTCAGAAACAACATCATCCCTGAAGAAGTGGAAATGATCGGAACCATTCGAACGCTCGATGTAGACATGCAAAATAAACTGCACGCCGACTTCCAACGAGTAGCCACTAATATTGGTGAAAGTATGGGTGCGAAAGTAGACCTGGAAATCACCAAAGGTGTTCCGGTTACTTACAATGACCCTGCACTTACCGAGAAGCTGGTCCCCTACATTAAAAATGCGGTTGGTGCAGAAAACGTTACTTTGCGCAAGGCCATCACCGGAGCGGAAGACTTTTCTTTTTATGCACAAGAAGTGCCCAGCTTATTCTTTTTCATAGGCGGTTGTCCTGAGGGCACCGACCCCAGCAAAGCTGCGCCGCACCACACACCCGATTTCTACGTGGATGATGCGGGGTTGCTACCAGGCTTAAAAGCAATGGTCGCTGCTACACTGGGTTATATGTATAATCCGGATTGA